The sequence CATTTTTCCAGCGGTACAGTCTTTAGTCGCCAAAGGAATTCAGTTTATTTCCATCACGAATCTCAAAAATAATCGTCTGGCCAGAATGACACCGTATAATCTGTATACAAACAGCTCGAATAACATCCTAGAGGATGGAACGCAAACACCAACCTTTGTCTCCTTTTTTATTGTCTGTGAAGCACTATTTTGGAACTATATTACATTTCTGTCGGATGGAGAATTACAGTAGGACATGAGCATCGTTCCGGGCGCTGTTGTTGCGGTCTCCTAATGTATATGGAGTACCTGGAACAGAAGTAACTAAATCGTTTTTTCCTAAAGGTATGTCAATATTCTATTCTAATCTCATCTTTTGATAGATAAATAGTTGATAAGAACTAGATTCTAATAAACTCTAGAAAGCAGGTTATGAAGATGTTCAATAAATTATTTAGTAAAAAAACGAAGACCATCATCGAGGAAGTTTTCTCACCATGTAATGGTGAGGTGATTCCATTGTCAGAGGTACCCGACGCTGTTTTTGCCGAAAAAATGATGGGGGATGGAATGGCTGTTATTCCGAATAGCGGCAGCTTCTTTTCGCCTGTTAATGGGCAAATCGTGAGTATTTTCCCGACAAAGCATGCCATCGGAATTCGTACGGATAATGGGCTGGAGGTTCTGATTCACGTTGGCTTAGATACTGTTGAGTTAGATGGCAAGGGATTTGAGCTCCTCGTTCAGGAACAGCAAATGGTAAAAGCAGGAGACCCGCTGGTGAAGGTGGACCTTGAGTATCTTGAAAATCAGAATAAGGAAATTGTCACCCCTGTCCTCATCACCAATATGGAAAAAACCAATCAGGTGGAATTCCCTCAATATGGAAACATTGCGGTTGGAGACTCGATTCTTAAATGTCATTTAAGTTAACTTCTTTCAGCAAATGCCTTTTGTACCGAAAGCTTGCGACAGGTACAGAAGTCCTCCACTTCTACAAGTGGGGGATGAATGCAAATGGTCCTTCGATTCAGTGGGGGTTCAAACCCCGGCTGAATGAAGTGAAGCCTCCGGCGAGTCTTGCGGGCTCACAAATCTCCCCTCATTTCACCCCTACTCACATACGGAAAACTTTTTGAACCATGGCTCTAATCTAAATCAAATCTAATAGCTTCTCCAAAACAAAATTCACACTTGATCTTCGTACCTCATTACGATTCAGCCCTTCAAAGTATTGGGTAAAACTATCAATTTCACCGTTGATGTTAAACCCGAAACAAACCATGCCAACCGGCTTATCTTCTGTGCCCCCTGATGGACCGGCTACTCCGGTGATGCCAACTCCAACCTCTGAATTTGCCGCTTTCGCCGCTCCACTGGCCATTTCCCTTGCGACTTCTTCGCTCACTGCACCGTATTTTTCCAAAGTAATAGGGTTCACGTAGACCAATTTCGTTTTGGCTTCATTAGAATAGGTAATAAAGCTGCTGTTAAGCACCCTTGAAGCATTAGGCACATTGACAATTTGCGCACACATCAGTCCACCGGTACAGGATTCCGCAAAGGAAATATGGTACCCCCTCCTAATAAGCAGGTCAACAAGCTTCTCCTCTAGATTCATAGCATAACCTCCCGAATAGAATAACACCCTTAAAATACCATAAAAGTCACTTCGAGTGACAGGCACCATCTAGTTCATTTAGAAATTCTTCGAATAGAGTTTTGTTTTTCCTCTTTCTTGAATAATTGGAAATAGGGAGAAGAATAATAGAAAAGGCATAATGGTATGGGAAACCATACAGGGAGTATCTAAGAAGGTGAGAATTAGTGTATGGAAACTAGCGGTTTATCCAAAATGGAGGAATTGGCACTTAAGAAGCTGATGATCTTCCAAAACAGTTTCATTCGTTACCTCGCAAGAGCTGCGCTGGCCAGTATGTTTATTGGCTTTGGGGTAATTGTGGCATTTAAAACGGGAAATTATTTTTATGTGGAGCATTCCCCCTTTACTTACCCAATGGCCGCTCTCACGTTTGGGGCAGCAATCATCTTAATTTCTTATGGTGGTGGAGATCTATTCACAGGAAATACCTTCTACTATACCTATGCGGCGCTAAGAAGGAAGATGAAATGGGTACAGGTGGCGCTGCTTTGGATGTCCAGTTATCTCGGAAATATGCTTGGGGCAGCCATATTTGCCGGGTTTATTTTCATGACGGGACTGTTTGCCGACCATTCCGTGAACGGGTTTCTCCTCAGTGTCGTGGAAAAGAAAATGCAGGTCCCCACAATAGAGCTGTTATTTCGGGGGATTTTATGTAACTGGCTTGTGTGCCTAGCCTTCTTTATTCCGATGTTTTTTCAAGAGAACGGCGCGAAAATGTTTTCGATGATGCTGTTTGTGTTTTGCTTTTTCATCTCTGGCTATGAGCATAGCATTGCCAATATGTGTACGTTCGCGATTGCCCTTGTTGTCCATCATCCGGAGTCCATTTCATGGGCGGGTGTCATACATAATTTAGTCCCTGTCACGATTGGGAATCTAATCGGTGGGGGATTTTTAATGGCAGTGATGTATTACTACGTCAATATGCCGTTCCTAGAGGATTGAATATTTTTAGCGAGGAGTGTACTGAAGTATGAAAAAAAATAAAATTGTTGTAATCGGTGTTGGGGCTGTGGGATCTACTACGGCCTATACGCTGCTTTTGAGGCACCGAATGGATGAGCTAGTTCTGATTGATGCCAATGTGGATAAAGCGATTGGCGATGCATTGGATATGAATCATGGAATGCCATTTATTGAACGGTCGAAGGTGTGGGCAGGCTCCTATAAAGACTGTGAGGATGCCGATATTATCATTATTACGGCAGGCTCTGCACAGAGACCAGGAGAGTCCCGGGTCGAGCTGCTGAAGCGGAATGTTGGCATTTATGACAGCATCATCAGTGAGGTCCTTAAGTATAATAACGATGGAATTCTACTCATTGCCTCGAACCCTGTAGATATTATGAGTTATTTTTCCTGGAAAAAATCCGGCTGGCCAGTGGAACGAATTATCGGGTCAGGCACATTATTGGATAGTGCCCGATTCCGCTACCTGATTGGACAAAATTTAAATATTGACCCTCGCAGTGTTCATGCCCATATTGTGGGGGAGCACGGTGACTCAGAGGTCCCTTTGTGGAGTCTTGCCAATGTTGCTGGTTCTGAACTAAAGCTGGCGGAGAACACAAAAGAATATATTTTCACGAACACAAGGGATGCAGCCTATCAGATTATTAATACAAAAGGGTCTACCTATTATGCCATCGCCTTAGCGCTTGATCGGATTTGCACCGCGATTCTGAAGGATGAAGGGGCCGTGCTGAATATCTCCACACTGCTGACAGATTATCATGGCATTTCTGATGTTTACCTCGGTGTCCCGTCCATCGTCGACCGCTCCGGCGTCCGCGAAGTACTGTCATTAGACCTCACAGCCGAAGAAGAAGAACTTCTACAGCGCTCAGCCAATAAAATGAAGGAACTGATTACCTCGATTGAAACGGCATGATGTGGTGCCAGGCACCTCCAAGTTTGCAGGTGCCTGGCACCTAACCTAGTGCGTGTCACCTTTTCTTTAGCATGGTCAGGAGCTTTTTGAAAAAGTTCTTTTTAGTCTTTTCGTCTCCTGCATTCCCGTGATGCCGATTTGTTAGTTCAACGGGGAGTTTTTCTGAAGCGTCTAGGGGTAATTCGGCTGTTGTTTCTATGGTGATTTGGTCCTGTGGATGGTCAGTAGATAGTTGTTGCTCCGTTTCCGGCAGCTGTACAGGTGCTTCAGCTTGAGATGAAATTGGGGGCTGCCGTAATTCATAGGATGTTAGTGCAGTGACAGCTTCCTGTGACTCCATTTGGTTTTTATTCGGCTGTTGTTGAGATTGACTGAAAAACTTCCATATCATTTCGGAAGCATTCGGACCAAAGGGGTCTGTGTAAGAGCCGTTAGGACTGCCACCGGACCAAGCATGACCCAGTTGCTCAATCGTCCAAAGCTCTAATCGTGGCTCGTCATCCCCATCATGATAGACATGCTGGGTATAGCTGTTTCCATTTATAATCCCTGATTTTACCCTTGCAGGAACAATATTCGCATGGCCTTCCCCGCCATCTATCAGGAAATGGGTTTGTGCCCATTGGGTAATCACCTGCAGCCCGTTAATTGGATGGACGGTTGTATCACAGGTCCCGTGGAATACAATCACGGGCATTTTCTTCTTGAAATCTCCCATCTCTTGAAACGCACGGTTCCCACATTCATAGGGATCAGCTACACCGTTCTCCATGGCTTTCTTCGCTTTCTCCGCTCTTGGGTCGCTTAGAATTGATACATTGGCAGCACTATAGGCAAGTCCTGAACAAATGGCGATTCCGTTAAAAACATCTGGATAGGTCACACCGAGAATACAGGCCATTGACCCGCCTGCCGACAAGCCCGCAGCGTACACTCTAACGGAATCAATCCTATATGTACGTCCTACCTCCAGAATCATCCCATAAATAAGCTTCGGATGTCCCTCCCCGCGGTGCTGATTTTTATCCAAAAACCAATTCCAGCAGCCAAATGGGTTATACGCGGAAGGTTCTCTTGGATCTAAATGATGATTCATATCCGGATAAAGGACAAGAAAAGCTTCCTTTTCGGCAAGCTCGTTCATTCTTGTCCCTGCAGCGAAATCATCTGGGTTTTGTCCACAGCCATGCAGCATCACCAGCAATGGAAGTTCTTGATCTCCATGATAAATACTAGGGATATACAGCTTATAATTAAAATTTTCATAGACAAAATCAAGAAACTCTCCCAATTCACAATCCCTCCGTTTTATCAGCTATTATTCATTCTATTCCGGAAGAGGCTAAAAAATGAAGCACAGTTGAAGTTGTCAGCGTGGTTACATTAAAGAAATACACCCACTTCATCATCGAATCTCTCATTATTCAGTTAGGATTAACTGTAAAAATATTATATCATCACAGACACTAGTAAACTTCAAAACGGGTAAGCTCCATTCTACATGATGATGCATGAAAAATGTCCCTAGTTGCTTTCAAATTTCATATTCAGAAACTTCTAAATCGGCAAATGAGTCAGAAGTATTGTGCGAATATTGGCTAAGATATAACATTATTCTTTGGTATAGGTGTTTTGCATTATTTTATCGTCTATTTTCCATGTCTTTGGTATGTGTGTTTGAAAATAGAGAGGAGTATCTGTCCTATTCATAGGAAATCTGTATAGAAAGGAATGGAAGAAGATTATGTTATTGCAAGCAAGGGGATATCGATTGCTATTATCAGTCGTTGCTGCTATTTTGCTAGTAGCGATGGTACTAGAGAGGCCGGTGGATGCAGCAACCTCATTTACGGATGTTTCTGCTAGATACACAGAAGCGGTCGATTATTTGGTAGATTATGAAATTACTCAAGGGTATAGTGAAACGGAATTTGGTACGGAGCACACGATTAATCGGATTGATGCTGCAATTTTGTTAGCAAAAGCGTTGAAATTACCCCTTACAAGCGGGGAAAAATCAGGCTTCACCGATGTTCCTGAACGGGGGGAGCCCTCTATTGCAGCCTTGCGTGGTGCTGGGATTGTAAATGGAAAAACGGAAACGACCTTTGCAGCCTATGACAGCATCACTCGTGGAGAAATGGCATTAATACTAGCAAGGGGCTTTCAACTAAAAGCTTCTGAGAGTATTCGTCTCCCTTTTACCGATGTTACGGAGCTTTATGAAAAAGCAGTAGCAGCCTTAATGGAGCATCATGTTACACAGGGTAAAACATCGACTACTTTTGGAACCCGGGACCATTTAACCCGCGGGGAGTTTGCCCTTTTTCTTCATCGAATTTCAAAAATAGAGCAGGATTTTTCAATGAATGACCTGCAAAATTCGATACAGTCTATTGATTCCTTTAACCAGGATTATTTCACTGCTAGCAGCTGGTCTCATCTAAAGGATGCACTGAAAGCCGCTGAGCAGGTAATAGAAAATGGAAAGGCCGCGCAAGAGGATATCCATCAAGCGACAAAAAGCTTGCTAGATTCCATAAAGGCCCTCGAGCTGAAACCCATTCACTATTCTATTAAAAATGGATCAGAGCCATTTGAGGCTGTCTTTCATTTTTCAAAATCGATTGGTCAGAGTGTGAGTGGCACAGAAGGTAATGGAAGTGCAGTATTATCAGATAAGGGAACGGTGTTGACTCTTACCTCTACGACTGGTGCGGGTGATCATGTAGCTTTTACTCTCAATTTGGGTGGTAAGAAGGTGAAGGTAGATGCAACATGGGATGGAACACTGTGGGAGATTACCACAGACCCTGCTCATGTGTTTAAAAATATTTCGGATGGACAGGTTATCAAGGGCTTAGAGGTGTTAGATGAGGGATTGAAGGATGGAAGCATTCCAGTTGAAAAGCTTCTGACGAATCCTGATTTGCTACGCTTAACTTTTTTACCTGATAGCGGGCTACTGGCTGGTGATATCGTAAAGGTTGAAGGGGATTCAGATACAATCCTTACCCATACATTAACTGGGGAAGACATTGACAAAGGGTTTGTTGAATTTGGAATAGGTATAGAGAATGTAAAGATGTTTGCTAGTGGTGAGACTATAGATGTCGTTGCAGCTGTTGAAAGGGATGCTTCCATTATCGGGAGTGCAAAGGTGTCGCTTCAGCTTCCTATTTTTCCGCTTGGAAAACCGCAAATAGACCAAGCGCAAAATACAGCAGCCCAGCTTCCTTCTATTTTGAAAGGCACAGCAGCATTAAAGGTTGATTTAATGACAGAAGGCCTGGAGAGACTCTATCCAGACAGCGTGCTGAAGCTGACGATTCAGCAGGATAGCAGCACGGAGATAATGACCAAGACTGTTACACAAAGGGATATTAATAAAGGTTATCTGGAAGTTTATTTTAATGACAGCGAGTTAGATTTTGTAATTGGAAGTAAGGTTACCTTTACTCCTGCACTATCCTACGAATCCCTCGCATCAGCTGGTGATTCTGTCACCTATGAATTAACAGGCAGTTTATTTGGTGATCTGTTAAAAATAGATCTTTTGGATAGAGGGTTAAAGGACGGTACGATTTCGCTCAATAAGCTACTTAGTGATACAGGTCTATTACGTGCAACGCTGCTTAATAAAAATCTCGCAGCAGGCAGTGTTGTCAAAGTGGCGTACAACAATATGAATCTTTTATCACATAAACTAACCTCTCAGGATATAACTCGCGGCTATATTGATTTTGGTATAAACAGGGATATATTAAATACGTTAAAGGGCGGGGAAACGCTGAATCTTGTGGGAACGGTGGAGAAGGGCGGCAGCATCCTTGGCAGTGTAGCTCAAGCCATTAAGCTTCCAGTCTTTCCGCTCGTTGACCCCGTAATTGATATGGGGAAAAATGCACTCGGCGATTTATCCTATATCTTCTCTGGGAAAGTTCCGCTGCAGATCGATATCACGGCAAATGGATTAGAGCGGATAGAACCAGGCTTCGAGCTAAAGCTACAGGTAAAAAGCATGAGTAAAATCGAAACAGACATAATCATCATCACGCAAGAGGATATTGATAAAGGCTATGTGGAGTATTATTTTTCAGATTCTAATATCATTCAGCGGTTATTAAGTGGAATTACAACTGGCAGGACGATTACGATTACCCCAGGGCTATCAGATGGAATTAACACTACAGAAGGCGAGACAGCCACCTATACCGTAACAAAAGGCTTATTATCCAGCCTCGGGAATTTACTAGGCAGCCTGCTCGGCGGTTTGCTTGATTTTCTGTTGTAGGAAGCACGGGGGGCGGGGGACTGTCTGTATACACCAGTTAGAATCTAACTAGATATTTATTAACCCAAATAAACCCAGGCCTTCCAATAAGGAGCCGCTTCAATAATAAATGCCACTATTATTAACAAGAATTGTAGCGGATTGTTGATGGATTTTAACCTTTGTCTTTTATATAGTTAGCTATATAGGAGATGAACAATATGATTGGTATGAATATTCGAATTTTGCGTAAACGGAATAAAATGAGCCAGGAGCTTTTAGCTGAGAAGGTAAATGTGTCACGGCAGACCATTGCGAAGTGGGAGAATGAAGAAGCATTGCCTGATATACAAAAGTGCCAGTTATTAGCGGATATATTTCATGTCAGCTTAGATCAATTATCCCGTGATATGAGTGAGGAGGAGGCCAAGCAGATTGGGCCACCGGGAAAGCAGTTTTTTGGTGTGGTAAAGGTAGGTGAGCGGGGACAGATTGTGATTCCGAAGCAGGCTCGGGAGCTGTATGGGATTAAGGCAGGCGATAAGCTGGTTGTGTTAGGTGATGATACAACAAAAGGAATGGCGATTCTAAAGACAGATGGTTTCCTTGAATTTGCTGAAATGATCCGTATAGCAGAGAAGGCAGAGGAGGAATCAGGTTGAAGAAAATAGTATTCTTTTCAATTCCAGCCCACGGACATACGAATCCAACCATCCCAGTCGTGGCCGAGCTCGTGAAGAGGGGCCATGAGGTTTGGTACTACTCCTTTAAGGAATTCCAAGAGAAAATTGAAGACGCTGGAGCCAAATTCATCCCCTGTGATGAGTACCTTCCGCCGGTTACCCAACAGGAATTGGAACGTAAGGTTGGCAAGGATTTTGCGGCGTTGATTGAAATGGTTGTCGATACGACGATTGCCTTAGATGATAAGGTTTGTACAGAATTACAAGCCTTTCAGCCTGATTGCATTGTCTCGGATTCTGTTTGCTTTTGGGGAAAGTTATTTGCAAGGAAATTAGGAATCCCCTATATCTGCTCGACGACAACCTTTGCCTTTAATCAGCACACGGCAAAGCTCATGAAACCTCGTCTAAAGGAAATGCTCCGAATGATTACCGGTATACCACGAATTAATAAAAAAATGAAGCTGCTCCGCAAGCAGGGCTATGAAGTCGAAAATTTTATCTCGATTATCCAAAATGATAATGAGACGAATACGATTGTCTATACATCAAAGGACTTCCAACCCTTGTCTGAGACCTTTTCCGACCGCTATGCCTTTGTTGGTCCTTCCATTCGGCAGTCGTCTGACATTCATGAGAAAGAAGCGAAGAGAAAACTCATCTATATTTCACTAGGGACAGTCCTTAATCAGAACAAGCATTTTTATCAAAATAGTCTCACGGCATTTGCGGAAAGTGACTTTGATGTTGTCATGTCGGTAGGTGAAAAAACAGACATTTCCTCGCTCGGACCAATACCGGAGAATTTTATAGTAAAAAAATACGTGGACCAGCTTGCCGTCCTGCAAAAAGCAGATGTATTCATTACCCATTGTGGGATGAATAGTGTGAACGAAAGTCTGTATTTTGGCGTTCCGATGGTTCTATTTCCGCTTCATAGTGAAGAGGGGATGGTAGCAAATCGGGTTGCTGAGCTTCGCGCCGGAATCAAACTAAAAGGAAGCAAGCCAAAGGATTTACGCAGTGCAGTTGCTGAGGTTCTCGCTGATCAGACCTATAGGAAAAATGCCCAGAAGCTGTCAGAAAGCTTCCGTCAAGCAGGTGGTGCGGTGGAAGCAGCTCAGTTTATTTTGAGTTTATAAGAGAAATAGGCTAATGGGGAAAGTGGCCAAATTTTAAACAGCAAGGAGAGCCCTCATACGAAAGGCTCTCCTGAAATTTATAATGGGGAAACGATATTAAGGTCTTTTATCAATAGCGATTAGATTATAGGATGATACTGATACGTGAATGTGGTCTTAATGCTTCTAAGTCTAGTACCGCTTTGCGGTCTTGAATTTTTAGTTGACCTTCTTGGTTCACAAAGGTGTAGTGGTATTTTCCGACATACGTATCTGTGAAGCCATATCTCATACGGTAGACAAGGAAGTTAGCTGTGACTTGTAATTGGCCGTCTGCGTCGTATTGAATTTGCACATTTGAAATAAATCTTCTTGTGCGTGAACGTGGATTTTCAGCGTGAGCCCATTTGTCAGATAGACGTTTGACACGTGCCGTTAATCGGTGATAGTTATCAGCAATTAAGAATAAACTGTTTTTGCTGTCACCATCAGGATTGTCAGTTGTTGGAACAGAGTATGTTCCATCCTCTGTGAATAGCTGTAACCATTCGTCTAATTTCCACTCATCCAGTAAATCAGCTTCTTTATATAAAAATTGCTCAATTTCTCTTTCAGTGATTTTTTCGTTAACGATACTCATGATTTTCCCTCCCTAAAATTATGCGTTAGTCTCTTGGACCGCTTTTTCTTCGGCTTTCATTAATTGATCATATTTTCTCCAGAATGCTCTCATTTGCTTTTCATCTGTTGTTGGAGAAACCTCTCTGTGCATTCCTCTTGAAATATCAGACCATTTAACTTGGTTTACTGTGTTCTTGAATCCAAGCTGTGCTGTTTCTAATGATTCGATATCATCTGGAGTCGCGAAACCACCAGGTCCTAAGAATGTTAAGAAGTTGTCTAATCTCAATTCCTTTTCAGCCTTATCTTCATCAGCAGGTCCTAATGCCCAAGCATTGACTTCCATGTAGTCAGGGCTTACAGGATCCCAAGTACGAATCGTTACAGATACGATGTCGTTGATGATTAGGTTAGGGAAAATCCATACGTTTCTGCTTACATCGGCAATCATACGAGCTTTATCTTCGCCAAAACGCTCGACAAGCTCTTCGCGTTTTTTCGCAATGCGGGCTTTCTTTTCGTCATCCCAGTTAACTTGTGCTTTAGCAATCGGACGACCCCAAGGAGCTTCGTATTCCATTACGGCATGGCCGCCTTCAAGCGCTTTTCCTTGACCGTAAAGTCCTTTAGAAATATCTTGTCCTTCCTCAGCGATGAAATCAAGATAGGTTTTATGGTTATAGCCAACATGGTAACCATCGATACTGTTTTCTCCTAATAGTTTCCAGTTTGCTCGAATAGCATACTTTTGTGTTCCAGGTAATACTTCCATGCCTGCAACGGATTGATCTGCGACATAATCTAAATATTCCTTTGCTCCGCCTAAGTATTCTTCTAGGCTGATCGCATTGTCATCAAAGTTACAGAATACAAATCCTTTGTAGCTTTCGTTTCTTACACGGTGTAGGTCTAGTGATTTTTTATTGAAGTTTTGAGCGTAGCCATCTTTTTCTAATGGTACACCAACAAGCTCTCCAGAGTTTTTAAATGACCAAGCGTGGTACGTACATAAGAAGGTTTTGCAGTTTCCGTTTTCGCCACGGCAAACAAGTGAACCTCGGTGTGTACAGGTGTTTAATAATACGCGAACCTGACCCTCCGCATCTCTTGTGAAAATAATGGGCTTGCCGGCAACTGTTCTTGTGTGGAAGTCGCCATTGTTTTTGATTTCAGATTCATGTCCAACATAAATCCAGCATTTCTCAAAAATGTTTGCGCGCTCTTGTTCAAAAATCTCTTGGTCGACAAAGGTTTTACGGTTAACCAAAAATTGGTTTTCTGCCTTATTGTCGATGATAAATGTAGTAGTTTCTTTTCCCATTACAGATTCCCCTTTACTAATTTAATAGAAACCCTTCGTCTAGCGTCCCTCTACACGTCAATAAATGGTTCCGAAAGCTCTTACATCAAATCCCCCCCAGGATAAAATGCAAAAATAAATATTCTCATGGAAGCGAAGGGACGAATCCACCGTCACATTCGAAATCGCTTACATTTCTAATCTATAAAGAAAACCCCCCAGTCTCTTTACAAATTAAATATGTGCTTATTCGAATATTTGAATATTACTAGCCTTCGTATATAATATTAACAATTTTCCAAAATATTTGTCTAATAGAAAAAATTTGGAGTAAATGGGCGAAATCAAAAAAAAAAGCTGGAATTG comes from Bacillus tuaregi and encodes:
- a CDS encoding PTS sugar transporter subunit IIA gives rise to the protein MFNKLFSKKTKTIIEEVFSPCNGEVIPLSEVPDAVFAEKMMGDGMAVIPNSGSFFSPVNGQIVSIFPTKHAIGIRTDNGLEVLIHVGLDTVELDGKGFELLVQEQQMVKAGDPLVKVDLEYLENQNKEIVTPVLITNMEKTNQVEFPQYGNIAVGDSILKCHLS
- a CDS encoding CinA family protein; protein product: MNLEEKLVDLLIRRGYHISFAESCTGGLMCAQIVNVPNASRVLNSSFITYSNEAKTKLVYVNPITLEKYGAVSEEVAREMASGAAKAANSEVGVGITGVAGPSGGTEDKPVGMVCFGFNINGEIDSFTQYFEGLNRNEVRRSSVNFVLEKLLDLI
- a CDS encoding formate/nitrite transporter family protein; translation: METSGLSKMEELALKKLMIFQNSFIRYLARAALASMFIGFGVIVAFKTGNYFYVEHSPFTYPMAALTFGAAIILISYGGGDLFTGNTFYYTYAALRRKMKWVQVALLWMSSYLGNMLGAAIFAGFIFMTGLFADHSVNGFLLSVVEKKMQVPTIELLFRGILCNWLVCLAFFIPMFFQENGAKMFSMMLFVFCFFISGYEHSIANMCTFAIALVVHHPESISWAGVIHNLVPVTIGNLIGGGFLMAVMYYYVNMPFLED
- a CDS encoding L-lactate dehydrogenase, with amino-acid sequence MKKNKIVVIGVGAVGSTTAYTLLLRHRMDELVLIDANVDKAIGDALDMNHGMPFIERSKVWAGSYKDCEDADIIIITAGSAQRPGESRVELLKRNVGIYDSIISEVLKYNNDGILLIASNPVDIMSYFSWKKSGWPVERIIGSGTLLDSARFRYLIGQNLNIDPRSVHAHIVGEHGDSEVPLWSLANVAGSELKLAENTKEYIFTNTRDAAYQIINTKGSTYYAIALALDRICTAILKDEGAVLNISTLLTDYHGISDVYLGVPSIVDRSGVREVLSLDLTAEEEELLQRSANKMKELITSIETA
- a CDS encoding extracellular catalytic domain type 1 short-chain-length polyhydroxyalkanoate depolymerase: MGEFLDFVYENFNYKLYIPSIYHGDQELPLLVMLHGCGQNPDDFAAGTRMNELAEKEAFLVLYPDMNHHLDPREPSAYNPFGCWNWFLDKNQHRGEGHPKLIYGMILEVGRTYRIDSVRVYAAGLSAGGSMACILGVTYPDVFNGIAICSGLAYSAANVSILSDPRAEKAKKAMENGVADPYECGNRAFQEMGDFKKKMPVIVFHGTCDTTVHPINGLQVITQWAQTHFLIDGGEGHANIVPARVKSGIINGNSYTQHVYHDGDDEPRLELWTIEQLGHAWSGGSPNGSYTDPFGPNASEMIWKFFSQSQQQPNKNQMESQEAVTALTSYELRQPPISSQAEAPVQLPETEQQLSTDHPQDQITIETTAELPLDASEKLPVELTNRHHGNAGDEKTKKNFFKKLLTMLKKR
- a CDS encoding S-layer homology domain-containing protein, encoding MLLQARGYRLLLSVVAAILLVAMVLERPVDAATSFTDVSARYTEAVDYLVDYEITQGYSETEFGTEHTINRIDAAILLAKALKLPLTSGEKSGFTDVPERGEPSIAALRGAGIVNGKTETTFAAYDSITRGEMALILARGFQLKASESIRLPFTDVTELYEKAVAALMEHHVTQGKTSTTFGTRDHLTRGEFALFLHRISKIEQDFSMNDLQNSIQSIDSFNQDYFTASSWSHLKDALKAAEQVIENGKAAQEDIHQATKSLLDSIKALELKPIHYSIKNGSEPFEAVFHFSKSIGQSVSGTEGNGSAVLSDKGTVLTLTSTTGAGDHVAFTLNLGGKKVKVDATWDGTLWEITTDPAHVFKNISDGQVIKGLEVLDEGLKDGSIPVEKLLTNPDLLRLTFLPDSGLLAGDIVKVEGDSDTILTHTLTGEDIDKGFVEFGIGIENVKMFASGETIDVVAAVERDASIIGSAKVSLQLPIFPLGKPQIDQAQNTAAQLPSILKGTAALKVDLMTEGLERLYPDSVLKLTIQQDSSTEIMTKTVTQRDINKGYLEVYFNDSELDFVIGSKVTFTPALSYESLASAGDSVTYELTGSLFGDLLKIDLLDRGLKDGTISLNKLLSDTGLLRATLLNKNLAAGSVVKVAYNNMNLLSHKLTSQDITRGYIDFGINRDILNTLKGGETLNLVGTVEKGGSILGSVAQAIKLPVFPLVDPVIDMGKNALGDLSYIFSGKVPLQIDITANGLERIEPGFELKLQVKSMSKIETDIIIITQEDIDKGYVEYYFSDSNIIQRLLSGITTGRTITITPGLSDGINTTEGETATYTVTKGLLSSLGNLLGSLLGGLLDFLL
- a CDS encoding helix-turn-helix domain-containing protein codes for the protein MIGMNIRILRKRNKMSQELLAEKVNVSRQTIAKWENEEALPDIQKCQLLADIFHVSLDQLSRDMSEEEAKQIGPPGKQFFGVVKVGERGQIVIPKQARELYGIKAGDKLVVLGDDTTKGMAILKTDGFLEFAEMIRIAEKAEEESG
- a CDS encoding macrolide family glycosyltransferase: MKKIVFFSIPAHGHTNPTIPVVAELVKRGHEVWYYSFKEFQEKIEDAGAKFIPCDEYLPPVTQQELERKVGKDFAALIEMVVDTTIALDDKVCTELQAFQPDCIVSDSVCFWGKLFARKLGIPYICSTTTFAFNQHTAKLMKPRLKEMLRMITGIPRINKKMKLLRKQGYEVENFISIIQNDNETNTIVYTSKDFQPLSETFSDRYAFVGPSIRQSSDIHEKEAKRKLIYISLGTVLNQNKHFYQNSLTAFAESDFDVVMSVGEKTDISSLGPIPENFIVKKYVDQLAVLQKADVFITHCGMNSVNESLYFGVPMVLFPLHSEEGMVANRVAELRAGIKLKGSKPKDLRSAVAEVLADQTYRKNAQKLSESFRQAGGAVEAAQFILSL
- a CDS encoding aromatic-ring-hydroxylating dioxygenase subunit beta; translation: MSIVNEKITEREIEQFLYKEADLLDEWKLDEWLQLFTEDGTYSVPTTDNPDGDSKNSLFLIADNYHRLTARVKRLSDKWAHAENPRSRTRRFISNVQIQYDADGQLQVTANFLVYRMRYGFTDTYVGKYHYTFVNQEGQLKIQDRKAVLDLEALRPHSRISIIL
- a CDS encoding aromatic ring-hydroxylating oxygenase subunit alpha, translating into MGKETTTFIIDNKAENQFLVNRKTFVDQEIFEQERANIFEKCWIYVGHESEIKNNGDFHTRTVAGKPIIFTRDAEGQVRVLLNTCTHRGSLVCRGENGNCKTFLCTYHAWSFKNSGELVGVPLEKDGYAQNFNKKSLDLHRVRNESYKGFVFCNFDDNAISLEEYLGGAKEYLDYVADQSVAGMEVLPGTQKYAIRANWKLLGENSIDGYHVGYNHKTYLDFIAEEGQDISKGLYGQGKALEGGHAVMEYEAPWGRPIAKAQVNWDDEKKARIAKKREELVERFGEDKARMIADVSRNVWIFPNLIINDIVSVTIRTWDPVSPDYMEVNAWALGPADEDKAEKELRLDNFLTFLGPGGFATPDDIESLETAQLGFKNTVNQVKWSDISRGMHREVSPTTDEKQMRAFWRKYDQLMKAEEKAVQETNA